Proteins from a genomic interval of Rhizobium etli CFN 42:
- a CDS encoding tripartite tricarboxylate transporter TctB family protein, translating to MKSISLDSTNAICGALFVATGAFFAYQSVGLDLGTALRMGPGYFPFILACALMLLGAIIFIQALRVEGEPVDPFAWRGMLFILPAPVFFGLTVRGLGFAPALFFTAFIACFASRKMNMVFAIILSLLLTIFSVAVFSYGLGLPFERFGPWVRF from the coding sequence ATGAAATCCATCAGTCTCGATAGTACCAATGCGATCTGTGGCGCGCTTTTCGTCGCGACCGGCGCCTTCTTTGCCTATCAGTCGGTCGGGCTCGACCTCGGCACGGCATTGCGCATGGGCCCCGGCTATTTTCCGTTCATCCTTGCCTGCGCGCTTATGCTTCTCGGCGCGATCATCTTCATTCAGGCGCTGCGTGTGGAGGGGGAGCCGGTCGATCCCTTCGCCTGGCGCGGCATGCTCTTCATTCTGCCGGCTCCAGTCTTCTTCGGATTGACAGTGCGCGGGCTTGGATTTGCGCCGGCGCTGTTCTTCACCGCCTTCATCGCCTGCTTTGCATCGCGCAAGATGAATATGGTGTTTGCGATCATCCTGTCGCTGCTGCTGACGATCTTTTCGGTCGCCGTCTTCAGCTATGGGCTCGGACTGCCGTTCGAGCGTTTCGGCCCCTGGGTCCGATTCTAG
- a CDS encoding sulfite oxidase-like oxidoreductase — protein MSDDQTPVDSKLTSSKRRWASEGKFLTGRITRPEAERLPPGQHLVKNWPVLDLGQQPVISTESWRLEVRGLVETTLTLTWGDFQAIGQSTRVSDIHCVTTWSRYDNNWKGVSTRDLLDRAMPKPQAAYVMLTSYDGYTTNLPLADFAADDAILATSWEGLPLTPEHGGPMRLVVPHLYFWKSAKWLRRIELIAADEAGFWEKNGYHMYGDPWREQRYSDD, from the coding sequence ATGAGCGACGACCAGACGCCCGTCGACAGCAAGCTTACCAGCTCCAAGCGCCGCTGGGCGTCAGAGGGCAAGTTCCTGACCGGCCGCATCACTAGGCCCGAAGCCGAGCGCCTGCCGCCCGGCCAGCACCTGGTCAAGAACTGGCCGGTGCTCGATCTCGGCCAGCAGCCGGTCATCTCAACCGAGAGTTGGCGGCTTGAAGTGCGCGGCCTCGTCGAAACGACACTCACCCTCACCTGGGGCGATTTTCAGGCGATCGGGCAGAGCACCAGGGTCAGCGACATCCACTGCGTCACCACCTGGTCGCGCTACGATAACAACTGGAAAGGCGTTTCGACGCGGGATCTGCTGGATCGCGCCATGCCGAAACCGCAAGCGGCCTACGTCATGCTGACAAGTTATGACGGCTACACCACCAACCTGCCGCTTGCCGATTTCGCCGCCGATGATGCGATCCTCGCGACATCATGGGAAGGCCTGCCGCTGACACCGGAGCACGGGGGCCCGATGCGGCTCGTCGTGCCGCATCTCTATTTCTGGAAAAGCGCCAAGTGGCTGCGCCGCATCGAGCTAATCGCCGCCGACGAGGCCGGCTTCTGGGAAAAGAACGGATACCATATGTATGGCGATCCGTGGCGCGAGCAGCGCTATTCCGACGACTGA
- a CDS encoding putative bifunctional diguanylate cyclase/phosphodiesterase, protein MPVFFQSRAGRQCMSIVGLGITLWLLATLLRFDDGLVSFMTGFGDYGADKLVLGLGIAGAMSFVYSVLRIADLRKEMDVRDAAQAKADWTATHDHLTKLPNRYAFERKSLPRPTRNDGAEVEEWDQNVTIFSVDLDGFKKVNDLVGHKGGDVLLIEVARRICALGNADCVYRFGGDEFIVVAFALTAQREERFARLLIQAVTRPIHIDGFAVEVGASVGYDRWAEGAEPLDDAAHRADLAMYEAKSRGPNHYFAFEASMQDRVTERASLETRLRAAIANKAIKPFYQPLIDLKTGQLCGFEALARWTGEDSIHIPPPVFIGIAEETGMITALFEDLLAQACSDALTWPEQVMLSFNVSPVQMEDKLLTSRILKVLSASRLPPQRLEVEITENALIQDPAIAAVILEELHAAGIQIALDDFGTGYSSLAQLARYRFDKIKIDKSFIATYRDDERQEKIVRAMLGLGRSLNIKTTAEGIEEHGQLSFLLQLGCDIGQGYLFGKAISAAEASIFIRDRNANLASTA, encoded by the coding sequence ATGCCGGTGTTTTTCCAGAGCAGAGCCGGAAGGCAATGCATGTCGATCGTCGGTTTGGGTATTACCCTCTGGCTCCTCGCTACGCTGTTGCGGTTCGACGACGGCCTGGTTTCATTCATGACCGGCTTCGGCGACTACGGCGCCGACAAGCTCGTTCTGGGGCTTGGCATCGCCGGCGCCATGAGCTTCGTCTATTCGGTGCTGCGCATCGCCGACCTGCGCAAGGAAATGGATGTGCGCGACGCAGCTCAGGCGAAAGCCGATTGGACCGCGACCCACGACCATCTGACCAAGCTGCCGAATCGCTACGCCTTCGAGCGCAAGAGCCTCCCGCGGCCGACCAGAAACGACGGGGCCGAGGTCGAGGAATGGGACCAGAACGTCACCATCTTCTCCGTCGATCTTGACGGCTTCAAGAAAGTCAACGACCTCGTCGGTCACAAGGGCGGCGATGTCCTGCTGATCGAGGTCGCCAGACGCATCTGCGCCCTCGGCAATGCCGATTGTGTCTACCGCTTCGGCGGCGACGAATTCATCGTCGTCGCCTTCGCTCTGACGGCGCAGCGCGAGGAGCGTTTTGCCAGACTACTCATCCAGGCGGTCACCCGGCCCATCCATATTGATGGATTTGCCGTCGAGGTCGGCGCCAGTGTTGGCTACGATCGCTGGGCCGAAGGAGCCGAGCCGCTGGACGACGCCGCCCACCGCGCCGACCTTGCAATGTACGAGGCGAAATCACGGGGACCCAACCACTATTTCGCCTTCGAAGCTTCGATGCAGGACAGGGTGACCGAACGCGCCTCGTTGGAAACCCGGCTGCGCGCCGCAATCGCCAACAAGGCGATCAAACCTTTCTATCAGCCGCTGATCGATCTGAAGACCGGTCAGCTCTGCGGTTTCGAGGCGCTCGCGCGCTGGACGGGTGAGGATAGCATTCACATCCCGCCGCCGGTCTTCATCGGCATCGCTGAGGAAACCGGCATGATCACCGCATTGTTCGAGGATCTTCTCGCTCAGGCCTGCAGCGATGCGCTGACCTGGCCGGAGCAGGTGATGTTGTCCTTCAACGTTTCGCCGGTGCAGATGGAAGACAAGCTGCTGACATCCCGCATCCTCAAGGTCCTTTCGGCAAGCCGGCTGCCGCCGCAACGGCTGGAAGTTGAGATCACCGAAAACGCGCTGATACAGGATCCCGCTATCGCCGCCGTCATTCTCGAAGAGCTGCATGCGGCCGGCATTCAGATCGCCCTCGACGATTTCGGCACAGGCTATTCGAGCCTTGCCCAGCTCGCCCGCTACCGCTTCGACAAGATCAAGATCGACAAAAGCTTCATCGCCACCTATCGCGATGACGAACGCCAGGAAAAAATCGTCCGCGCCATGCTTGGCCTCGGCCGAAGCCTCAATATCAAGACGACTGCGGAAGGTATCGAGGAGCATGGCCAGCTTTCCTTCCTGCTGCAGCTTGGCTGCGACATAGGCCAGGGCTATCTTTTCGGCAAGGCGATATCCGCCGCCGAGGCAAGCATCTTCATCCGCGATCGCAACGCCAATCTGGCGTCGACGGCCTGA
- a CDS encoding histidine phosphatase family protein has product MNTRLTWICNGATAANRKALFPLDEPLEKKAVEEAGRIAALPHADRIVTSPALRARQTAEALRLKAQIDPWLRDCDHGRWAGRSIEAIEAEEPENLMAWMTEPGVAPHGGESLLDLRKRVAGWMDAQSAQSGHVIAISHAAVIRVAVAHVLQAPPSSFWLSDVEPLAILRMTSSGSRWALRFQH; this is encoded by the coding sequence GTGAATACGCGCCTCACCTGGATCTGTAACGGCGCGACGGCGGCGAACCGCAAAGCCCTGTTTCCGCTCGACGAACCGCTGGAAAAAAAGGCAGTGGAAGAAGCAGGCAGAATCGCCGCCCTGCCCCACGCCGATCGTATTGTCACAAGCCCCGCCTTGCGCGCCCGCCAGACGGCTGAGGCGCTCCGTCTCAAAGCGCAAATTGATCCGTGGCTTCGAGATTGCGACCATGGCCGCTGGGCTGGCAGATCGATCGAGGCGATCGAGGCGGAAGAGCCGGAAAATCTCATGGCCTGGATGACCGAGCCGGGGGTGGCCCCGCACGGCGGCGAGAGTCTTCTCGACCTGCGAAAGCGCGTCGCTGGCTGGATGGATGCCCAGTCCGCCCAAAGCGGTCACGTGATCGCAATCAGCCACGCGGCCGTCATCCGGGTTGCAGTCGCGCATGTGCTTCAGGCGCCACCCTCCTCCTTCTGGCTGAGCGACGTCGAGCCACTTGCCATCCTTCGCATGACCAGCAGCGGAAGCCGCTGGGCTCTTCGCTTCCAGCATTAG
- a CDS encoding acetate/propionate family kinase, whose translation MSSTDLLLTFNAGSSTVKVGVFSIDGAVARHLGRGVIDLRAEPLSLGLTRGSQTFDMPLKAEVTDDLHGVIDETFALLADEFDMAAAVAVGHRVVHGGERFTSAVALDDAATDGIEALIPLAPLHQPQALRFIRALRHLKPHLVQTASFDTAFHATQDDLVRRLAIPRSLHEEGIKRYGFHGLSYKFIASELARKAPHAAKAVVAHLGSGASLCAMEDGISRDCSMGFSTLDGIPMATRPGCLDPGVILHLAGERKRSLGEIEDLLYHRSGLLGVSGISADTRDLLTDGRPEARQAIDLFTLRIAGEIGRMAATLGGLDAVVFTAGIGEHQPEIRAGVAKRLFWLGLSIDETANAADSFTISTGESRIAAHVVATDEEQVIADEALSVLRAR comes from the coding sequence ATGTCATCCACCGACCTCCTCCTGACCTTCAACGCCGGCTCATCGACTGTGAAGGTCGGCGTCTTCTCGATCGATGGCGCCGTAGCACGACACCTCGGAAGGGGCGTCATCGATCTCCGCGCCGAGCCGCTCTCGCTTGGCCTGACCAGGGGATCGCAGACATTCGACATGCCGCTGAAGGCGGAGGTGACGGACGATCTGCACGGCGTCATCGACGAGACCTTCGCGCTTCTCGCCGATGAATTCGACATGGCTGCCGCGGTCGCTGTCGGCCACCGCGTCGTCCATGGCGGCGAGCGCTTCACGAGCGCCGTCGCGCTTGATGACGCCGCCACCGATGGGATCGAAGCGCTGATCCCGCTCGCGCCCCTGCACCAACCGCAAGCGCTGCGCTTCATCCGCGCGCTCCGTCACCTGAAGCCGCATCTTGTTCAGACAGCCTCCTTCGACACGGCCTTCCACGCCACGCAGGACGATCTCGTTCGCCGCCTCGCCATACCCCGTTCCCTGCATGAGGAGGGCATCAAGCGTTACGGCTTCCACGGGCTTTCCTATAAGTTCATCGCCAGTGAACTCGCGCGCAAGGCGCCGCATGCGGCAAAGGCTGTGGTCGCCCATCTCGGCAGCGGCGCCAGCCTTTGTGCGATGGAAGACGGCATCAGCCGCGATTGCAGCATGGGCTTTTCGACCCTCGACGGCATCCCGATGGCGACACGCCCGGGCTGCCTCGATCCCGGCGTGATCCTGCACCTGGCAGGAGAGAGAAAACGATCCCTGGGTGAGATCGAGGATCTGCTCTATCACCGCTCAGGCCTGCTCGGTGTTTCCGGCATCAGCGCCGATACGCGCGATCTGTTGACGGACGGCCGGCCGGAAGCGCGCCAGGCGATCGATCTGTTCACGCTGCGCATTGCCGGCGAGATCGGCCGTATGGCGGCAACCCTCGGCGGCCTTGATGCCGTCGTTTTCACCGCCGGCATTGGCGAGCATCAGCCGGAAATCCGCGCCGGCGTGGCGAAACGCCTGTTCTGGCTCGGCCTTTCGATCGATGAAACGGCCAACGCCGCCGACAGTTTCACGATCAGCACCGGGGAAAGCCGCATCGCCGCCCATGTCGTTGCCACGGACGAAGAACAGGTGATCGCCGACGAGGCGCTGTCCGTTCTTCGCGCCCGCTGA
- a CDS encoding tripartite tricarboxylate transporter substrate-binding protein yields the protein MKILKAVLGLTAAAAVSLLAGVASAQTYPERTITMVVPFAAGGPTDTVARLVAESMSKDLGQQIVVENVGGAGGTLGAGRVANADPDGYTVLLHHIGMATSATLYRKLAYDTLGAFEYVGLVTEVPMTIVARKDFEPTDLKGLIDYVKANKDKVTVANAGIGAASHLCGMMFMSAIQTPLTTVPYKGTGPAMTDLLGGQVDIMCDQTTNTTKQIKGGTIKAYAVTSPKRLDVLKDVPTAVEAGLPGFEVGIWHGIYTPKGTPAAINERLSKSLQLALKDPNVGARFAELGTAPSSDADATPAALKAKLESEIARWKPVIEAAGEYAD from the coding sequence ATGAAAATCCTGAAGGCCGTGCTCGGCCTGACCGCGGCTGCCGCGGTTTCTCTTCTCGCCGGTGTCGCTTCGGCGCAGACCTATCCTGAGCGCACCATCACCATGGTCGTCCCCTTTGCGGCGGGCGGCCCGACCGATACCGTCGCACGCCTGGTGGCTGAATCCATGTCGAAGGATCTCGGTCAGCAGATCGTGGTCGAAAATGTCGGCGGCGCCGGCGGCACGCTCGGCGCCGGCCGTGTGGCGAATGCCGATCCCGATGGCTACACGGTCCTGCTGCACCATATCGGCATGGCGACAAGCGCCACCCTCTATCGCAAGCTCGCCTATGACACGCTCGGCGCCTTCGAATATGTCGGCCTCGTCACCGAGGTGCCGATGACGATCGTCGCGCGCAAGGATTTCGAGCCGACCGATCTCAAGGGACTGATCGATTATGTCAAGGCCAACAAGGACAAGGTGACCGTCGCCAATGCCGGCATCGGTGCGGCTTCGCATCTCTGCGGCATGATGTTCATGAGCGCCATCCAGACGCCGCTCACAACCGTTCCCTATAAAGGGACCGGTCCGGCGATGACGGATCTGCTCGGCGGCCAGGTTGATATCATGTGCGACCAGACCACCAACACGACGAAGCAGATTAAGGGCGGCACGATCAAGGCCTATGCGGTGACCTCACCGAAGCGCCTCGACGTGCTGAAGGATGTACCGACGGCTGTCGAAGCTGGACTGCCGGGCTTCGAAGTCGGCATCTGGCACGGCATCTACACGCCGAAGGGTACGCCGGCCGCGATCAACGAGCGCCTGTCGAAGTCGCTGCAGCTGGCGTTGAAGGACCCGAATGTCGGCGCCCGCTTCGCCGAACTCGGCACGGCGCCGTCTTCCGATGCAGATGCAACGCCTGCTGCTTTGAAAGCCAAGCTCGAAAGCGAGATCGCCCGCTGGAAGCCGGTGATCGAGGCTGCCGGGGAATATGCCGACTAG
- a CDS encoding sigma-54-dependent transcriptional regulator gives MNDAKILLVDDEEELRRSTAQALELSGFSVETFSNGDHVLELIGYSFPGVVVSDIRMPGMDGMTLMQKIREIDQEVPVILVTGHGDVQLAVKAMREGAYDFIEKPFTPEMLAGVIRRAMERRGLVLENRLLKAVAGKRDDIEARLPGRTQVMVDLRYRIRAIGASDADTLIVGETGAGKEVVARALHDISARASRPFIAINCAALPANLIESELFGHEAGAFPGAVRPRYGKFEHGRGGTILLDEIGSMPFDLQAKFLRVLQERVISRLGSNEVVPLDVRFIATSKVDLEAEVAAGRFRADLLYRLNVATLHVPSLSQRRADVPLLFLQLVREAAARYGRDEVAVPPEVISDIAQRDWPGNVRELRNAADRLVLGLDNGGRQAEEATGLAERVAEFERGIIASALVAHGGSLRPVYESLGISRKTLYEKMQKYGLDKRMLTTES, from the coding sequence ATGAACGATGCGAAGATCCTGCTCGTCGACGACGAGGAAGAATTGCGCCGCTCGACTGCGCAGGCGCTGGAGCTCTCCGGCTTCAGCGTCGAGACTTTTTCGAACGGCGACCATGTGCTGGAGCTGATCGGCTACAGCTTTCCCGGCGTCGTCGTCAGCGATATCCGCATGCCCGGCATGGACGGCATGACCTTGATGCAGAAGATCCGTGAGATCGATCAGGAGGTGCCCGTTATCCTCGTCACCGGCCACGGCGACGTCCAGCTTGCGGTCAAGGCAATGCGTGAGGGCGCCTATGATTTCATTGAGAAGCCGTTCACGCCTGAAATGCTCGCCGGCGTTATCCGCCGGGCGATGGAGCGGCGCGGTCTCGTGCTCGAAAACCGGCTGCTGAAGGCGGTCGCCGGCAAACGCGACGATATCGAGGCGCGGCTGCCGGGGCGCACCCAGGTGATGGTGGATCTGCGCTACCGCATCCGCGCGATCGGCGCCAGCGATGCCGATACCCTCATCGTCGGCGAGACCGGGGCGGGCAAGGAGGTCGTGGCCCGCGCACTTCACGATATCAGCGCCCGGGCGAGCCGGCCGTTCATTGCGATCAATTGCGCCGCCCTGCCGGCAAATCTGATCGAGAGCGAGCTCTTCGGCCACGAGGCCGGCGCCTTTCCCGGCGCCGTCAGGCCGCGTTACGGCAAGTTCGAACATGGCCGCGGCGGCACCATCCTGCTCGACGAGATCGGCTCCATGCCCTTCGACCTGCAGGCGAAGTTCCTGCGGGTGCTTCAGGAGCGGGTGATCTCCAGGCTCGGATCGAACGAGGTCGTGCCGCTCGACGTGCGCTTCATCGCGACCAGCAAGGTCGATCTGGAGGCTGAAGTGGCCGCTGGCCGCTTCCGCGCCGATCTCCTCTACCGACTGAACGTCGCAACGCTGCATGTGCCGTCGCTATCGCAGCGGCGGGCGGACGTTCCGCTGCTCTTCCTGCAGCTGGTGCGGGAAGCGGCCGCCCGCTACGGCCGCGACGAGGTGGCCGTGCCGCCGGAGGTGATCTCCGACATCGCCCAACGCGACTGGCCCGGCAATGTGCGCGAGTTGAGGAATGCCGCCGATCGTCTGGTCCTTGGGCTCGACAATGGCGGACGGCAGGCCGAAGAGGCAACTGGGCTTGCGGAGCGGGTCGCCGAATTCGAGCGGGGGATTATCGCCAGCGCGCTGGTGGCGCATGGCGGCAGCCTCAGGCCGGTTTACGAATCCCTCGGCATCTCCCGCAAGACCCTTTACGAAAAGATGCAAAAATACGGCCTCGATAAGCGGATGCTGACTACCGAAAGCTGA
- a CDS encoding CbtA family protein encodes MVGKLLLRGMLAGLIAGILVFAFAHIFGEPLVDAAIAFEEASAQATGETAEPEIVSRATQAGLGLFTGVMAYSIAVGGLFSLAFAFVHGRFSSLSPRGTSAVIAIAAFVAVVLVPGIKYPANPPAVGNPDTIGVRTELFFLMIAVSLASLVAAIALSRRLGDRFGLWNGAIIAGIAYLVFIGFVLYLLPPINEVPENFSAMVLWRFRSTTLGMHAILWTTLGLVFGVLAERPLAAKSGLLPTFR; translated from the coding sequence ATGGTTGGAAAGCTCCTGCTTCGCGGCATGCTCGCGGGCCTGATTGCTGGCATCCTCGTTTTCGCTTTTGCGCATATCTTCGGCGAGCCGCTGGTCGATGCGGCAATCGCCTTCGAGGAGGCGAGCGCCCAGGCGACGGGCGAAACTGCCGAACCTGAAATCGTCAGCCGGGCCACACAGGCCGGTCTCGGCCTTTTCACCGGCGTCATGGCCTACAGCATCGCCGTCGGCGGGCTTTTTTCGCTCGCCTTCGCCTTCGTCCACGGCCGCTTCAGCAGCCTTTCGCCGCGCGGCACCTCGGCCGTCATCGCCATTGCCGCTTTCGTGGCGGTCGTTCTGGTTCCCGGCATCAAATATCCGGCCAACCCGCCGGCGGTCGGCAATCCCGATACGATCGGCGTCAGGACCGAACTGTTCTTCCTGATGATCGCGGTTTCGCTCGCCTCGCTGGTTGCCGCGATCGCGCTGTCGCGCCGCCTTGGCGATCGCTTCGGTCTCTGGAACGGCGCGATCATTGCCGGCATCGCCTATCTCGTCTTCATCGGCTTCGTGCTTTATCTGCTGCCGCCGATCAACGAGGTGCCCGAGAATTTCTCGGCGATGGTGCTCTGGCGGTTCCGCAGCACCACGCTCGGCATGCACGCGATCCTTTGGACGACGCTCGGTCTTGTTTTCGGAGTGCTGGCAGAAAGGCCTCTTGCCGCCAAAAGCGGACTGCTGCCGACGTTCCGGTGA
- a CDS encoding CbtB domain-containing protein: MSDTTFAPVAAPAPIPVGEILPWAIFGGLLMLIVLYFVGTEEGAMALFNGMYVHEFVHDGRHLLGFPCH; this comes from the coding sequence ATGTCTGACACCACTTTCGCGCCCGTTGCGGCGCCGGCCCCGATCCCGGTTGGCGAGATCCTTCCCTGGGCGATCTTCGGCGGTCTGCTGATGCTCATCGTTCTTTATTTCGTCGGCACCGAGGAAGGCGCGATGGCGCTGTTCAACGGCATGTATGTGCACGAATTCGTGCATGACGGCCGCCATCTCCTCGGCTTTCCCTGCCACTGA
- a CDS encoding sensor histidine kinase, whose amino-acid sequence MLGSEGRREEPDLSSRYRAIAALLLVPLVIFAFFTYGSAIATRAYLQEASAQAGTALRLAVSALSGHLNRYEALPALIADHDDIKELVSAPDDMALRDAANLYLKEINGLLKSSDIYVVKPDGETIAASNYDGPGSFVGQNFNYRPYFQEAIEGRQARFYALGTTSLKRGYYFSAPIRVGADIRGVIVFKVDIDMIESSWSGGEYKIFVSDPEGIIFMSGSPEWLYGAILPLTADRIARTEASRRYANAKLTTLPVTRHRFEPHDLMTLASDRGASEYLVLSHYMPAEDWTVNVLMETSSIRAQARTALVAVFLILCIAGLAVAVIRQRRARLAERMQMQAEARGELERRVEERTADLARVNSRIEEEIAERRVTEQQLRQTQADLIQAGKLAGLGQMSAALSHEFNQPLAAAKTYTDSAAVLIDRGRTEEARDNIRRIGGLIDRMAAISRHLRNFARKPNEKLGPVSLDEAMRDTLEIIAWRLKAADAELRLDLGTRPPVVRAGSVRLQQVLVNVISNAADAVEGLDDRRIEVSAFEEAGKVVLTVRDHGPGVPAAIAERIFDPFFTTKGVGKGLGLGLSISYNIVKDFGGSLTAANHPEGGAEFRIVLQSAVGMPEAAE is encoded by the coding sequence TTGCTGGGGAGTGAAGGCAGAAGGGAGGAGCCGGATCTGTCTTCGAGATATCGTGCGATAGCGGCGCTGCTGCTGGTGCCGCTCGTCATTTTCGCCTTCTTCACCTATGGGAGCGCGATTGCGACGCGCGCCTATCTGCAGGAGGCTTCGGCCCAGGCGGGAACGGCGCTGCGCCTTGCCGTCTCAGCGCTCAGCGGTCACCTCAACCGCTATGAGGCGCTGCCGGCGCTGATCGCCGATCACGACGATATCAAGGAACTGGTTAGTGCGCCGGACGACATGGCGCTGCGTGATGCAGCCAATCTCTATCTCAAGGAGATCAACGGCCTTTTAAAATCCTCCGACATCTATGTGGTCAAGCCGGACGGGGAGACGATCGCGGCGAGCAATTACGATGGACCGGGGAGCTTCGTCGGCCAGAATTTCAATTACCGGCCATATTTCCAGGAAGCGATCGAAGGCCGCCAAGCGCGGTTTTATGCTCTCGGCACCACATCGCTAAAGCGCGGCTACTATTTCTCTGCTCCGATCAGGGTCGGCGCGGATATTCGCGGTGTCATCGTCTTCAAAGTCGATATCGACATGATCGAATCCTCCTGGAGCGGTGGCGAATACAAGATCTTCGTCTCCGATCCCGAGGGCATCATCTTCATGTCCGGCAGCCCGGAATGGCTCTATGGCGCGATCCTGCCGCTGACAGCGGATCGTATTGCCCGGACCGAGGCGTCGCGGCGCTATGCCAATGCGAAGCTGACGACGCTGCCGGTGACGCGCCATCGCTTCGAGCCGCATGATCTGATGACGCTGGCGAGCGATCGGGGCGCAAGCGAATATCTGGTGCTGTCGCATTACATGCCGGCCGAGGACTGGACGGTGAATGTGCTGATGGAAACGAGCTCCATCCGCGCCCAGGCGCGCACCGCGCTTGTCGCCGTCTTTCTCATCCTTTGCATCGCCGGCCTCGCTGTAGCGGTCATTCGCCAGCGGCGGGCGCGATTGGCCGAGCGCATGCAGATGCAGGCAGAAGCGCGGGGCGAGCTCGAGCGGCGGGTGGAGGAGCGCACGGCCGATCTTGCCCGGGTCAACAGCCGCATCGAGGAGGAAATCGCCGAGCGGCGTGTGACGGAGCAGCAGCTTCGCCAGACCCAGGCCGATCTCATCCAGGCAGGTAAACTCGCCGGGCTCGGCCAGATGTCGGCTGCCCTCTCGCATGAATTCAACCAGCCGCTCGCCGCTGCCAAGACTTATACGGACAGCGCCGCCGTCCTGATCGACCGCGGCCGGACGGAGGAGGCGCGGGATAATATAAGGCGGATCGGCGGGCTGATCGACCGCATGGCCGCGATCAGCCGGCACCTGCGCAACTTTGCCCGCAAGCCGAACGAGAAGCTCGGGCCGGTTTCGCTCGATGAGGCGATGCGCGATACGCTGGAGATCATCGCCTGGCGGCTGAAGGCGGCGGACGCCGAGCTCCGGCTCGATCTCGGAACCCGGCCGCCGGTGGTGCGCGCCGGTTCGGTCCGGCTGCAGCAGGTGCTGGTGAATGTGATCTCCAATGCCGCCGATGCGGTGGAAGGGCTGGATGACAGGCGCATCGAGGTTTCGGCCTTCGAAGAAGCCGGCAAGGTGGTGCTGACGGTGCGTGACCATGGGCCTGGCGTGCCGGCGGCAATCGCCGAGCGTATCTTCGATCCCTTCTTCACGACCAAGGGTGTCGGCAAGGGGCTCGGCCTCGGGCTTTCGATCTCCTATAACATCGTCAAGGATTTCGGCGGCAGCCTGACGGCTGCCAATCATCCCGAAGGGGGCGCGGAGTTCCGCATCGTACTGCAGTCGGCAGTAGGGATGCCGGAGGCGGCGGAATGA